From Aspergillus fumigatus Af293 chromosome 3, whole genome shotgun sequence, a single genomic window includes:
- a CDS encoding phosphatidyl synthase — MAATYGSGSQRVRRLSSIDATRADLYGGPNVVVPPKHLMASSDAHDTAIEMAMAKQHLDEEVSSEEESPRAASPLTRSPHHLTTADEFALAFDIDGVLIRGGQAIPEAVDALKYINGQNPFGVKIPYIFVTNGGGKTEEERCLDLSRQLELEVSPGQFICGHTPMREMAEKYHTVLVVGGEGEKCRIVAEGYGFKDVITPGDIIKTRQDTTPFRKLTEEEYNNSRVRDFSKTPIEAIFVFADSRDWAGDQQIILDVLMSKNGYLGTRSETFDEGPPIFFSHNDVVWSTSHEHVRIGMGALRTSLEALYKAVTGKELTTVAFGKPQLGTYEFATRLLRQWRKDTHGIDKPPSTVYFVGDTPESDIRGTNEFDRISDCNWFSILVKTGVYQEGTIPRYPPKKTCANVLEAVKFAMNREMFKQVDESAIVEDDADVDSGIDYESAATH; from the exons ATGGCTGCCACCTACGGCTCTGGCTCCCAAAGGGTGCGCCGGCTTTCCAGCATTGATGCGACTCGGGCGGACCTGTATGGCGGGCCTAACGTCGTCGTGCCCCCGAAGCATCTGATGGCCTCCAGCGATGCTCATGATACGGCCATTGAGATGGCGATGGCCAAGCAGCACCTCGATGAAGAAGTCTCCTCGGAAGAAGAGTCTCCTCGTGCCGCCTCACCCCTCACCAGGTCTCCCCATCATCTCACGACGGCTGATGAATTCGCTCTGGCATTTGACATCGATGGTGTCCTTATCAGAGGAGGTCAAGCTATCCCCGAGGCTGTCGATGCCTTGAAGTATATCAACGGGCAGAACCCGTTTGGAGTCAAGAT CCCTTACATCTTCGTAACGAATGGTGGAGGCAAGACCGAAGAGGAACGGTGTCTGGACCTCAGCCGGCAGCTTGAATTGGAGGTCTCGCCCGGCCAATTCATCTGCGGACACACTCCCATGCGGGAGATGGCTGAGAAATACCACActgtcctcgtcgtcggcggCGAGGGTGAGAAGTGCCGGATCGTAGCCGAAGGTTACGGCTTCAAGGACGTCATCACTCCAGGCGACATCATCAAGACACGACAGGACACGACACCATTCCGGAAACTgactgaagaagagtacAACAACTCACGCGTCCGCGACTTCAGCAAGACGCCCATCGAAGCtatcttcgtcttcgccgACAGCCGGGACTGGGCCGGAGAtcagcagatcatcctcGACGTCCTCATGTCGAAGAACGGGTACCTAGGCACACGCTCGGAGACATTCGACGAGGGTCcgcccatcttcttctcccacAACGACGTCGTCTGGTCCACCTCCCATGAGCACGTCCGCATCGGCATGGGTGCTCTCAGAACCTCGCTCGAGGCTCTCTACAAGGCCGTCACCGGGAAGGAACTGACTACCGTCGCATTCGGCAAGCCCCAGCTCGGCACGTACGAGTTCGCCAcgcgcctcctccgccaatGGCGCAAGGATACCCACGGCATCGACAAGCCACCGTCGACCGTCTACTTCGTCGGAGACACCCCCGAGTCCGACATCCGCGGCACCAACGAATTTGATCGCATCAGCGACTGCAACTGGTTCTCCATCCTTGTCAAGACGGGCGTATACCAGGAAGGGACCATCCCGCGGTATCCGCCCAAGAAGACCTGCGCTAATGTGCTCGAGGCCGTCAAGTTCGCCATGAACCGCGAGATGTTCAAACAGGTCGATGAGTCTGCcattgtcgaggacgatgctGATGTGGATTCTGGCATTGACTACGAGTCAGCCGCGACACACTAG
- a CDS encoding lipase ROG1 family protein: MSQKVDHLCVLVHGLWGNPSHLDYLTASLRERYGEDRLYILAAKGNSGNFTYDGIELGGERLAHEIEDTLGALDAEGTHIKKLSVIGYSLGGLVARYALGLLHARGWFDKLEPVNFTTFVSPHVGVRMPLKGIRDHIFNGLGARTLSMSGRQMFMVDEFRDTGRPLLSILADPDSIFMKALAKFRNRSVYANIVNDRSTAFFTTALSTTNPFQDLENVNVNYVKGYEPVVIDPDDYFLPPKKQEPPSFFSRLWQNIKGTLTQVAISLLVVVFVPIGVVLYLVNAAVQTYRSHRRIRLHEDGKAGVLISNYRVPVIVKDMQSAVEDAFESATAMQDPAYLSNARTRAGKKESLPQTPAVSKTGALENQTCTLDETSSALPDQKRDATLALTPAQFSIIESLNSVGFRKYPVWIHNHSHSHAAIIVRMAKKGFEEGKVVVKHWLDNEFDIE, translated from the exons ATGTCGCAAAAGGTTGATCATCTTTGTGTCCTAGTCCATGG GCTTTGGGGTAATCCATCCCATTTGGACTACCTGACCGCGTCTCTCAGAGAGCGATACGGAGAAGACCGTCTCTACATACTCGCCGCGAAGGGAAATTCTGGGAATTTCACCTATGATGGGATCGAGCTCGGAGGGGAGCGACTGGCGcatgagattgaagacaCTCTGGGTGCCTTGGATGCGGAGGGGACCCATATTAAAAAACTGAGCGTTATCGGATATTCTCTAGGAGGTCTAGTCGCCAGATATGCGCTGGGTTTGCTACACGCGCGAGGATGGTTCGACAAGCTGGAGCCTGTCAATTTCACCACGTTCGTGTCGCCACATGTTGGTGTGAGAATGCCACTTAAGGGAATTCGAGACCATATATTCAATGGCTTGGGCGCTCGGACATTGTCCATGTCCGGCAGGCAAATGTTCATGGTTGATGAGTTCCGAGATACGGGACGGCCACTGCTTAGCATCCTCGCTGATCCGGATAGCATCTTCATGAAAGCCCTGGCAAAGTTCAGAAACCGTTCAGTATACGCAAATATCGTCAACGACCGTTCGACGGCTTTCTTTACGACCGCTCTTTCGACGACGAACCCGTTCCAGGACCTAGAAAACGTGAACGTCAACTATGTGAAGGGCTATGAGCCAGTCGTTATTGATCCTGATGACTATTTTCTGCCGCCGAAAAAACAAGAGCCgccttcattcttctctagACTATGGCAAAATATCAAAGGCACGTTAACTCAGGTGGCAATTTCGCTGCTCGTCGTGGTGTTTGTCCCCATCGGCGTTGTACTATACCTCGTAAATGCTGCTGTACAGACGTACCGCAGTCACCGGCGCATTCGCCTCCATGAGGACGGAAAGGCGGGAGTACTTATCTCCAACTACCGTGTGCCTGTTATTGTGAAGGACATGCAAAGTGCAGTTGAGGATGCTTTTGAGAGCGCAACCGCGATGCAAGATCCGGCCTACCTATCAAACGCTCGTACCCGTGCcggaaagaaagaatcaCTCCCGCAAACACCTGCCGTCAGCAAGACTGGCGCCCTCGAAAATCAAACATGCACGCTAGACGAAACTTCTTCCGCATTGCCTGACCAAAAACGCGATGCCACACTGGCTCTAACGCCAGCTCAATTCTCCATCATCGAATCACTCAATTCCGTGGGATTCCGAAAGTACCCGGTATGGATCCATAATCACTCGCACAGCCATGCAGCCATCATTGTGCGAATGGCAAAAAAGGGATTCGAAGAGGGCAAAGTCGTGGTGAAGCATTGGCTCGACAACGAATTTGACATTGAGTGA